The DNA window CATCTGCATCGCCTCGTGGACCCTGGTGGGCAGCTAAAGAGGGGATTATTTGTAGGGATCTTCATTATTTAACCAACTAAAGACCGCAACTCACTCGAATATCACGGATCTCGTAACGCAAACAGGCGATGCCCCACGCCTCGCTGGCCTTGTTGATCGAATCAACGATGCTGACGTTCAGGGACTCTCTTTCCCGGAAGACCTTGTCCATGGACATTTTGCCCAGCTCCGATCTCATCGTCGTCTGGGCCAGTTGTGTTATGGCGAACTCCGGGTCCTCCACGCCGTACGAAGCTTCATGGTGATATAACAGATATAAGTGGCGTGCCGGTTCGGAAATGGATATGAACCTACCTTTGTATGGATCGATGATACGCAAGTAGAGCACTCCGTCGATGCTCAGGGTCACGTTGTCGGAGGTAATAGCACTCTGCTTCGGCACATCTATGGCGATTTCCTTCAGGCTCTGCACATATTTGATTTTGTCCGCCACCGGCACCAGAATGTTCAGGCCGGGATCCAGGATCCTATGAAACCGGCCCATGCGCTCGACTACCCAGGCCTTGGAAACGGAGTTACGGGTTAGAGTCGGGTGATCTGATCTGATCTGATCTGGCAATAACACCTACCTCTTGCTGGGGCACAAACATAACACACATGTTTATCGGGGTTGAGGCCTTTCCCCTCCGAGATTGTGACGGAATCCATGAGCCGGCGAGCAAGAAGTCTTGCTGCAAGAAGGGATATTTACGTGGCGTTTCTAGGTAATGCGCTGCTTGACGACTTCAACACAAACCTGGACCAAACTGGGTAGAATTCTTTTGCTCAAAAGAAATCTTGACATTTCGCAATATATGTGCCGATTTTAAGAGTCAAAAAATACTAAGAAGAAAACATTATGATAATCTGGAAACAGGGTGCTTCACATCGCATGGAAATCGATTAATTTTTCGTATGGGGTATCCAAATGGTAGAATCGAATtttgaaaatacttttttaatggGAAAAGATgatttgatatattttctGTGTTAAAGGAATTATTGCTGGGGCAGTGACAGTAAGCAAAGAGCAAACACtaagtatttatttgattttgttttgagtACTTTTAACTGAAGGTCTGAAACACTATAACTAACCATGCGTCGAGACCTGCACTGCTTTTTGGTCA is part of the Drosophila biarmipes strain raj3 chromosome 2R, RU_DBia_V1.1, whole genome shotgun sequence genome and encodes:
- the LOC108026770 gene encoding stomatin-like protein 2, mitochondrial translates to MSRFLLSKRILPSLVQQDFLLAGSWIPSQSRRGKASTPINMCVMFVPQQEAWVVERMGRFHRILDPGLNILVPVADKIKYVQSLKEIAIDVPKQSAITSDNVTLSIDGVLYLRIIDPYKASYGVEDPEFAITQLAQTTMRSELGKMSMDKVFRERESLNVSIVDSINKASEAWGIACLRYEIRDIRLPTRVHEAMQMQVEAERRKRAAILESEGVREAEINIAEGKRKSRILASEAERQEHINKASGEAAAIIAVADARARSLLAIAKSLSHLDGQNAASLTLAEQYIGAFKKLAKTNNTMILPSNPGDVNGFVAQALAVYNHVSQSNQPTKSSENVKGVGACLNAKNVEYKELQEDKNSVKMNIE